The Schizosaccharomyces pombe strain 972h- genome assembly, chromosome: I genome contains a region encoding:
- the moc3 gene encoding DNA-binding transcription factor Moc3 — translation MNPYVSYPEIHMKRNRTGSINSNPLYIPNPNVEPTPKPTKRRTKTGCLTCRRRRIKCDETKPFCLNCTKTNRECEGYPNSAAQMQAMGSVSPPELSVHSAQQPLIPTSIASSSAQTGDTFSGSSQSNFNTNDLNQMTSSSNLSTVTPIKQDHQKPMNLQGFPSAYQQHQYLQSNHNVPTNNSSSATSSTKPSVQSVGQASYPFLSSVSNFPSNFNSELFPFYFHDVVPSICAFEFDNNIALHFWSVTVPQFAQSMPCIANSLMAFASIKKLDVFGAYSHLTRALRCPMPGPNSFEYLLVSAFLTLTQLNLPAYDLNFCNNFIRKLSWSSSTKSNYVSLLIAMVVRELVFAILPRGCIWGFNGKPLSEVSVSRSHAPVSDSLFTIGLDILSQPTLSDDLHRERMVAWRDEYHVHLYSASRSPLTKVIDCVGHAVTKNNNDVLSGLQQLMQEECTDIAVLRTSYLCVLSLQNVFASNSKEFKLRAQIESHFGRLMLEHFMDCNVLNRPVL, via the coding sequence ATGAACCCGTATGTTTCTTATCCCGAAATTCATATGAAACGGAATAGAACGGGTAGTATTAATTCAAATCCGCTATATATTCCCAACCCAAACGTCGAGCCTACGCCCAAGCCcacaaaaagaagaacgaaAACTGGATGTTTAACATGTCGCCGTCGCAGGATCAAGTGCGACGAAACCAAacctttttgtttgaacTGCACAAAGACAAATAGGGAATGTGAAGGTTATCCAAATTCAGCTGCTCAAATGCAAGCCATGGGGAGTGTATCGCCTCCTGAGCTAAGCGTTCATTCTGCTCAACAGCCATTGATACCTACTTCAATTGCTTCAAGTAGCGCTCAAACCGGAGACACTTTTTCCGGCTCTTCACAATCCAATTTTAATACAAATGATCTTAATCAGATGACCTCCTCCTCCAATTTATCCACCGTTACCCCAATCAAACAGGATCATCAAAAACCTATGAATTTACAAGGATTTCCAAGTGCTTATCAACAGCATCAATACCTTCAATCCAATCATAACGTTCCTACAAATAATTCTTCTAGCGCTACTTCGTCTACAAAACCCTCTGTACAATCGGTGGGTCAGGCCTCTTAcccttttctttcatcaGTTTCCAATTTCCCTTCAAACTTTAATTCCGAACTGTTTCCGTTTTATTTTCACGATGTCGTACCTTCTATTTGTGCATTTGAATTTGATAATAACATAGCCTTGCATTTTTGGTCAGTCACTGTTCCCCAGTTTGCTCAATCGATGCCTTGTATTGCTAATTCTTTAATGGCTTTTGCGTCTATTAAGAAGCTCGACGTTTTTGGTGCTTACAGTCATTTGACCAGAGCTCTTCGCTGTCCAATGCCTGGTCCCAATTCTTTTGAATACCTGTTGGTTTCTGCATTTTTGACTCTCACTCAGCTCAATCTCCCAGCCTATGAtctcaatttttgtaataattttattagaaaGTTAAGTTGGTCTTCGTCTACCAAATCAAATTATGTCAGCTTATTGATTGCTATGGTCGTTCGTGAACTAGTTTTTGCAATTCTTCCTCGTGGGTGTATCTGGGGGTTTAATGGAAAGCCTTTATCGGAAGTTTCTGTTTCTCGAAGTCATGCACCTGTTTCGgattctttgtttactatTGGATTGGACATTCTCTCTCAACCAACCTTGTCTGATGATTTGCATCGAGAACGAATGGTTGCTTGGCGAGATGAATATCATGTGCACTTGTATTCAGCATCAAGAAGTCCTCTTACTAAAGTTATAGATTGTGTAGGACATGCCGTTaccaaaaacaataatgaCGTTCTTTCTGGCTTACAGCAATTAATGCAAGAAGAATGCACAGATATTGCAGTATTACGCACTTCCTATTTATGCGTATTATCTCtacaaaatgtttttgcATCAAACtctaaagaatttaaacTTCGGGCACAAATCGAATCTCATTTCGGAAGATTGATGCTAGAACATTTTATGGATTGCAATGTCTTAAATCGACCAgtactttaa
- the slp1 gene encoding ubiquitin ligase Slp1, whose translation MEIAGNSSTISPTFSTPTKKRNLVFPNSPITPLHQQALLGRNGRSSKRCSPKSSFIRNSPKIDVVNTDWSIPLCGSPRNKSRPASRSDRFIPSRPNTANAFVNSISSDVPFDYSESVAEACGFDLNTRVLAFKLDAPEAKKPVDLRTQHNRPQRPVVTPAKRRFNTTPERVLDAPGIIDDYYLNLLDWSNLNVVAVALERNVYVWNADSGSVSALAETDESTYVASVKWSHDGSFLSVGLGNGLVDIYDVESQTKLRTMAGHQARVGCLSWNRHVLSSGSRSGAIHHHDVRIANHQIGTLQGHSSEVCGLAWRSDGLQLASGGNDNVVQIWDARSSIPKFTKTNHNAAVKAVAWCPWQSNLLATGGGTMDKQIHFWNAATGARVNTVDAGSQVTSLIWSPHSKEIMSTHGFPDNNLSIWSYSSSGLTKQVDIPAHDTRVLYSALSPDGRILSTAASDENLKFWRVYDGDHVKRPIPITKTPSSSITIR comes from the coding sequence ATGGAGATAGCAGGTAATTCTTCAACCATATCGCCTACATTTTCAACACCCACAAAGAAAAGGAACTTAGTCTTCCCTAACAGCCCTATAACTCCCCTGCATCAGCAGGCACTTTTAGGCCGTAACGGTCGTTCTTCCAAGCGTTGCTCCCCtaaatcttcttttatcAGAAACTCACCAAAAATCGATGTAGTAAATACAGATTGGTCTATTCCACTATGCGGATCACCACGAAACAAAAGTCGTCCTGCCAGTCGAAGTGACCGCTTTATTCCTTCTCGTCCAAACACTGCTAATGCTTTTGTAAATTCTATCAGCAGTGACGTTCCTTTTGATTATAGTGAATCAGTTGCTGAAGCATGCGGTTTTGATTTAAACACGCGTGTTCTCGCCTTTAAATTGGATGCTCCTGAGGCCAAAAAGCCTGTAGACTTGCGCACTCAACACAATCGGCCTCAAAGACCTGTGGTTACACCGGCTAAACGACGCTTTAACACTACTCCTGAACGAGTTTTAGATGCTCCTGGTATCATTGATGATTACTACTTGAATTTGCTGGATTGGTCAAACTTAAACGTCGTTGCTGTTGCTTTGGAGCGCAATGTGTATGTTTGGAATGCTGATAGTGGTTCGGTTAGCGCTTTGGCAGAAACCGATGAATCAACCTATGTTGCTAGTGTAAAATGGTCTCACGATGGTTCATTTTTATCCGTCGGTCTTGGAAACGGGCTCGTTGATATATATGATGTTGAATCACAGACAAAACTTCGAACAATGGCAGGCCATCAAGCTAGAGTTGGTTGTCTCTCCTGGAATCGTCACGTTCTGTCGAGTGGTAGCCGTTCTGGCGCTATTCATCATCATGATGTGCGTATCGCTAATCATCAGATTGGGACTCTTCAGGGACACTCTAGTGAAGTCTGTGGTTTGGCGTGGCGTTCAGACGGTCTTCAGTTGGCCTCTGGCGGTAATGACAACGTTGTTCAAATTTGGGATGCCAGATCTTCGATTCCCAAATTTACCAAAACCAACCATAACGCTGCTGTAAAGGCAGTTGCTTGGTGCCCTTGGCAAAGTAATCTATTGGCGACAGGCGGTGGCACAATGGATAAACAGATTCACTTTTGGAATGCTGCCACTGGTGCAAGAGTTAACACCGTGGATGCGGGTAGTCAGGTCACTTCACTGATTTGGAGCCCTCATTCTAAAGAAATCATGTCTACTCATGGCTTTCCAGATAACAATTTGTCTATATGGTCTTATAGTAGCAGCGGATTAACCAAACAAGTTGATATTCCTGCACATGATACCCGAGTTTTGTATTCAGCTTTATCGCCTGATGGAAGAATTCTTTCAACTGCAGCCAGTGATGAGAATCTGAAATTTTGGCGAGTTTATGATGGGGACCACGTTAAAAGGCCCATTCCAATTACCAAAACCCCGTCCAGCAGCATAACAATCCGTTGA